The sequence CAGTCGTTTTCATAACGGTTTTTATGTTTGCTTCGATGTATAAATTTATGATCTCAGGCTGAATGCTAGCCGTAAAATAGCCCTCGATGCTGTGAGCAATAATGTCTGAGGCCGAATACACCAAATACTCTTTGCTCACGCTTGCTTGAAGCACTGGGTTTATCACTGAAACTTTTGGGTAAAGACATGCTCCGTGCATAGCAAATTTCTGTTTTGTGGCTTCGTTTGTGACGACCGAGCCGCCGTTCATCTCTGAGCCAGTTGCTGCAAGCGTTATGATGTCAAATATCATAAGCGCTTCACTTGGATCTTTGCCGGTAAAAAAGTCCCAAACGTCGCCGTTATATTTAGTTCCAGCAGCCACAGCCTTTGCCGTGTCAAGTACTGAGCCGCCGCCTATGGCTAGCACGCTATCGACGCCTTGTTTTTTAGCTAAATTTATGGCCTCATTTACCTTGCTTAGAACTGGGTTTGATTTCACACCACCGATCTTGCAAAACTCAATACCATTTGCGCTTAGGCTCTTTGTCGCCACGTCAAAAAGGCCATTTTGCTTGATCCTTTCACTACCATAAATAATAAGTGTCTTCTTAGCGCCAAATTCTCTCATATATCTGCCGATGTTTTGCTCTTTGTCTTTGCCAAATTCTATTCTTGTGGGATTTAAAAAGCTGAAGTTTTGCATAGTTTCTCCTTACTAAATTTTAATGATTATAGTTTTGCAAAGCAAAAATTTTTGTTAAAAATAATGAGTAGAAATTTAAAAGTTTCTTAGTTTGATAGGAAGTTTTGAGATTATTTTTTTCGGATCAAAGCTACTTTTAGCATCAACCAAATTTCCAAAATTTTCACCTGTGCTAAGGAATTTTTGCAAATA comes from Campylobacter concisus and encodes:
- a CDS encoding iron-containing alcohol dehydrogenase codes for the protein MQNFSFLNPTRIEFGKDKEQNIGRYMREFGAKKTLIIYGSERIKQNGLFDVATKSLSANGIEFCKIGGVKSNPVLSKVNEAINLAKKQGVDSVLAIGGGSVLDTAKAVAAGTKYNGDVWDFFTGKDPSEALMIFDIITLAATGSEMNGGSVVTNEATKQKFAMHGACLYPKVSVINPVLQASVSKEYLVYSASDIIAHSIEGYFTASIQPEIINLYIEANIKTVMKTTEILLKEPKNYDARGEFAWAATMALNGLTYVGTAGYSYPNHMIEHAIGAVVDCAHGAGLSVVMPAWMKWYKSRNLEAFKRFGKEIFGVDDADAGIEKLKEWFSKIGTPTSLIEIGVDESNLDEIMTLVYDYAKGRGLEQIYTKEAISEIFALAR